The genomic interval tgaagcccattgaggtcgattgtcactttgtgttgattgagaattttcaaagtctatcttcctaatttgaagtcgaatttcgacctttcttatatatttgagtgagttttcatctaactttgtcagatatcgtcgatttaaatccattgaagccctttgaggtcgattgtcactttgtattgattaaaaatttccaaagtgtatcttcctaatttgaagtcgaatttcgacatttcttatatatttgagtaagtttgcatctaactttgtcagatatcgttaattaacatccattgaagctcattcacgtcgaatatcactttgtgttgattgaaaattttcaaagtctatcttcctaatttgaagtggaattccaagatttcttatatatttgagtaagtttgcacttaaatttgtcagatatcgttgattaacatccattgaagcccattgaggtcgattatcactttgtgttgattgaaaattttcaaagtctatcttcctaatttgaagtcgaatttcgacatttcttatatatttgaataagtttgcacttaattttgtcagatatcgttgattaacatccattaaagcccattgaggtcgatcatcactttgtgttgattgaaaattttcaaagtctattttcctaatttgaagtcgaattttgacatttctcatgtatttgagtgagtttgcatttaactttgtcagatatcgttgattaacatccattgaagcccattgaggtcgattatcactttgtgttgattgaaaattttcaaagtctatcttcctaatttgaagtcgaatttcgacattttttatatatgtgagtgagtttgcatctaactttgtcagatatcgtcgattaacatccactgaagcccattgaggtcgattatcactttgtgttgattgaaaattttcaaagtctatcttcctaatttgaagtcgaatttcaacatttcttatatatttcagtaagtttgcatctaactttgtcagatatcttcgatttacatccattgaagccctttgaggtcgattgtcattttgtgtggaatgagaattttcaaagtctatattcctagtttgaagccgaatttcgacatttcttatatatttgagtgagtttgcatctatctttgtcagatatcgttaattaacatccattgaagccctttgttgtcgattgtcactttgtgttgattgaaaattttcaatgtctatcttcctaatttgaagtcgaatttcgacatttcttatatatttgagtgagttcgcatctaactttgtcagatatctttgattaacatccattgaagcccattgaggtcgattgccactttgtgttgattgaaaatttccaaagtgtatcttcctaatttgaagtcgaatttcgacatttcttatatattcgattaagtttgcatctaactttgtcagatatcgttaattaacatccattgaagctcattcacgtcgaatatcactttgtgttgattgaaaattttcaaagtctatcttcctaatttgaagtggaattccaacattccttatatatttgagtaagtttgcacttaaatttgtcagatatcgttgattaacatccattgaagcccattgaggtcgattatcactttgtgttgattgaaaattttcaacgtctatcttcctaatttgaagtcgaatttcgacatttcttatatatttgagtgagttcgcatctaactttgtcagatatagttgattaacatccattgaagcccattgaggtcgattgtcactttgtgttgattgagaattttcaaagtctatcttcctaatttgaagtcgaatttcgacctttcttatatatttgagtgagttttcatctaactttgtcagatatcgtcgatttaaatccattgaagccctttgaggtcgattgtcactttgtattgattaaaaatttccaaagtgtatcttcctaatttgaagtcgaatttcgacatttcttatatatttgagtaagtttgcatctaactttgtcagatatcgttaattaacatccattgaagctcattcacgtcgaatatcactttgtgttgattgaaaattttcaaagtctatcttcctaatttgaagtggaattccaacatttcttatatatttgagtaagtttgcacttaaatttgtcagatatcgttgattaacatccattgaagcccattgaggtcgattatcactttgtgttgattgaaaattttcaaagtctatcttcctaatttgaagtcgaatttcgacatttcttatatatttgaataagtttgcacttaattttgtcagatatcgttgattaacatccattaaagcccattgaggtcgatcatcactttgtgttgattgaaaattttcaaagtctattttcctaatttgaagtcgaattttgacatttctcatgtatttgagtgagtttgcatttaactttgtcagatatcgttgattaacatccattgaagcccattgaggtcgattatcactttgtgttgattgaaaattttcaaagtctatcttcctaatttgaagtcgaatttcgacattttttatatatgtgagtgagtttgcatctaactttgtcagatatcgtcgattaacatccactgaagcccattgaggtcgattatcactttgtgttgattgaaaattttcaaagtctatcttcctaatttgaagtcgaatttcaacatttcttatatatttcagtaagtttgcatctaactttgtcagatatcttcgatttacatccattgaagccctttgaggtcgattgtcattttgtgtggaatgagaattttcaaagtctatattcctagtttgaagccgaatttcgacatttcttatatatttgagtgagtttgcatctatctttgtcagatatcgttaattaacatccattgaagccctttgttgtcgattgtcactttgtgttgattgaaaattttcaatgtctatcttcctaatttgaagtcgaatttcgacatttcttatatatttgagtgagttcgcatctaactttgtcagatatctttgattaacatccattgaagcccattgaggtcgattgtcactttgtgttgattgagaattttcaaagtctatcttcctaatttgaagtcgaattccaacatttcttatatatttgagtgagttcgcatctaactttgtcagatatcgttgattaacatccattgaagcccattgaggtcgattatcactttgtgttgattgaaaattttcaaagtctatcttcctaatttgaagtcgaattccaacatttcttatatatctgagtaagtttgcattcaaatttgtcagatatcgttgattaacatccattggagcccattgaggtcgattgtcactttgtgttgattgagaattttcaaagtctatcttcctaatttgaagtcgaatttcgacatttcttatatatttgagtaagtttgcatttaacgttgtcaaatatcgtcgattaacatccattgaagcccattgaggtcgattgtcactttgtgttgattgagaatttccatgtctatcttcctaatttgaagtcgaattccaacattccttatatatttgagtgagttcgcatctaactttgtcagatatcgttgattaacatccattgaagcccattgaggtcgatagtcactttgtgtggattgaaaattttcaaagtctatcttcctaatttgaagtcgaatttcgacattttttatatatgtgagtgagtttgcatctaactttgtcagatatcgtcgattaacatccattgaagcccattgaggtcgattatcactttgtgttgattgaaaattttcaaagtctatcttcctaatttgaagtcgaattttaacatttcttatatatttgagtgagtttgcatctgtctttgtcagatatcgttgattaaaatccattgaagctcattgaggtcgattatcactttgtgttgattgagaattttcaaagtctatcttcctaatttgaagtcgaatttagaaatttcttatatatttgagtgagttttaatgtaactttgtcagatatcgtcgatttatatcctttgaagctctttgaggtcgattgtcactttgtattgattgaaaatttccaaagtgtatcttcctaatttgaagtcgaatttcgacatttcttatatatttgagtaagtttgcatttaactttgtcagatatcgttgaataaaatcgattgaagctcattgaggtcgattatcactttgtgtggattgaaaattttcaaagtctatcttcccaatttgaagtcgaattccaacatttcttatatatttggataagtttgcattcaaatttgtcagatatcgttgattaacatccattgaagcccattgaggtcgattatcactttgtgttgattgaaaattttcaaagtctatcttcctaatttgaagtcgaatttcgacatttctcatatatttgagtaagtttgcatttaaatttgtcagatatcgttgattaacatccattgaagcccattgaggtcgattgtcactttgtattgattgaaaatttccaaagtgtatcttcctaatttgaagtcgaatttcgacatttcttatatattcgattaagtttgcatctaactttgtcagatatcgttaattaacatccattgaagctcattcacgtcgaatatcactttgtgttgattgaaaattttcaaagtctatcttcctaatttgaagtggaattccaacatttcttatatatttgagtaagtttgcacttaaatttgtcagatatcgttgattaacatccattgaagcccattgaggtcgattatcactttgtgttgattgaaaattttcaacgtctatcttcctaatttgaagtcgaatttcgacatttcttatatatttgagtgagttcgcatctaactttgtcagatatagttgattaacatccattgaagcccattgaggtcgattgtcactttgtgttgattgagaattttcaaagtctatcttcctaatttgaagtcgaatttcaacatttcttatatatttcagtaagtttgcatctaactttgtcagatatcttcgatttacatccattgaagccctttgaggtcgattgtcattttgtgtggaatgagaattttcaaagtctatattcctagtttgaagccgaatttcgacatttcttatatatttgagtgagtttgcatctatctttgtcagatatcgttaattaacatccattgaagccctttgttgtcgattgtcactttgtgttgattgaaaattttcaatgtctatcttcctaatttgaagtcgaatttcgacatttcttatatatttgagtgagttcgcatctaactttgtcagatatctttgattaacatccattgaagcccattgaggtcgattgtcactttgtgttgattgagaattttcaaagtctatcttcctaatttgaagtcgaattccaacatttcttatatatttgagtgagttcgcatctaactttgtcagatatcgttgattaacatccattgaagcccattgaggtcgattatcactttgtgttgattgaaaattttcaaagtctatcttcctaatttgaagtcgaattccaacatttcttatatatctgagtaagtttgcattcaaatttgtcagatatcgttgattaacatccattggagcccattgaggtcgattgtcactttgtgttgattgagaattttcaaagtctatcttcctaatttgaagtcgaatttcgacatttcttatatatttgagtaagtttgcatttaacgttgtcaaatatcgtcgattaacatccattgaagcccattgaggtcgattgtcactttgtgttgattgagaatttccatgtctatcttcctaatttgaagtcgaattccaacattccttatatatttgagtgagttcgcatctaactttgtcagatatcgttgattaacatccattgaagcccattgaggtcgatagtcactttgtgtggattgaaaattttcaaagtctatcttcctaatttgaagtcgaatttcgacattttttatatatgtgagtgagtttgcatctaactttgtcagatatcgtcgattaacatccattgaagcccattgaggtcgattatcactttgtgttgattgaaaattttcaaagtctatcttcctaatttgaagtcgaattttaacatttcttatatatttgagtgagtttgcatctgtctttgtcagatatcgttgattaaaatccattgaagctcattgaggtcgattatcactttgtgttgattgagaattttcaaagtctatcttcctaatttgaagtcgaatttagaaatttcttatatatttgagtgagttttaatgtaactttgtcagatatcgtcgatttatatcctttgaagctctttgaggtcgattgtcactttgtattgattgaaaatttccaaagtgtatcttcctaatttgaagtcgaatttcgacatttcttatatatttgagtaagtttgcatttaactttgtcagatatcgttgaataaaatcgattgaagctcattgaggtcgattatcactttgtgtggattgaaaattttcaaagtctatcttcccaatttgaagtcgaattccaacatttcttatatatttggataagtttgcattcaaatttgtcagatatcgttgattaacatccattgaagcccattgaggtcgattatcactttgtgttgattgaaaattttcaaagtctatcttcctaatttgaagtcgaatttcgacatttctcatatatttgagtaagtttgcatttaaatttgtcagatatcgttgattaacatccattgaagcccattgaggtcgattgtcactttgtattgattgaaaatttccaaagtgtatcttcctaatttgaagtcgaatttcgacatttcttatatattcgattaagtttgcatctaactttgtcagatatcgttaattaacatccattgaagctcattcacgtcgaatatcactttgtgttgattgaaaattttcaaagtctatcttcctaatttgaagtggaattccaacatttcttatatatttgagtaagtttgcacttaaatttgtcagatatcgttgattaacatccattgaagcccattgaggtcgattatcactttgtgttgattgaaaattttcaacgtctatcttcctaatttgaagtcgaatttcgacatttcttatatatttgagtgagttcgcatctaactttgtcagatatagttgattaacatccattgaagcccattgaggtcgattgtcactttgtgttgattgagaattttcaaagtctatcttcctaatttgaagtcgaatttcaacatttcttatatatttcagtaagtttgcatctaactttgtcagatatcttcgatttacatccattgaagccctttgaggtcgattgtcattttgtgtggaatgagaattttcaaagtctatattcctagtttgaagccgaatttcgacatttcttatatatttgagtgagtttgcatctatctttgtcagatatcgttaattaacatccattgaagccctttgttgtcgattgtcactttgtgttgattgaaaattttcaatgtctatcttcctaatttgaagtcgaatttcgacatttcttatatatttgagtgagttcgcatctaactttgtcagatatctttgattaacatccattgaagcccattgaggtcgattgtcactttgtgttgattgagaattttcaaagtctatcttcctaatttgaagtcgaattccaacatttcttatatatttgagtgagttcgcatctaactttgtcagatatcgttgattaacatccattgaagcccattgaggtcgattatcactttgtgttgattgaaaattttcaaagtctatcttcctaatttgaagtcgaattccaacatttcttatatatctgagtaagtttgcattcaaatttgtcagatatcgttgattaacatccattggagcccattgaggtcgattgtcactttgtgttgattgagaattttcaaagtctatcttcctaatttgaagtcgaatttcgacatttcttatatatttgagtaagtttgcatttaacgttgtcaaatatcgtcgattaacatccattgaagcccattgaggtcgattgtcactttgtgttgattgagaatttccatgtctatcttcctaatttgaagtcgaattccaacattccttatatatttgagtgagttcgcatctaactttgtcagatatcgttgattaacatccattgaagcccattgaggtcgatagtcactttgtgtggattgaaaattttcaaagtctatcttcctaatttgaagtcgaatttcgacattttttatatatgtgagtgagtttgcatctaactttgtcagatatcgtcgattaacatccattgaagcccattgaggtcgattatcactttgtgttgattgaaaattttcaaagtctatcttcctaatttgaagtcgaattttaacatttcttatatatttgagtgagtttgcatctgtctttgtcagatatcgttgattaaaatccattgaagctcattgaggtcgattatcactttgtgttgattgagaattttcaaagtctatcttcctaatttgaagtcgaatttagaaatttcttatatatttgagtgagttttaatgtaactttgtcagatatcgtcgatttatatcctttgaagctctttgaggtcgattgtcactttgtattgattgaaaatttccaaagtgtatcttcctaatttgaagtcgaatttcgacatttcttatatatttgagtaagtttgcatttaactttgtcagatatcgttgaataaaatcgattgaagctcattgaggtcgattatcactttgtgtggattgaaaattttcaaagtctatcttcccaatttgaagtcgaattccaacatttcttatatatttggataagtttgcattcaaatttgtcagatatcgttgattaacatccattgaagcccattgaggtcgattatcactttgtgttgattgaaaattttcaaagtctatcttcctaatttgaagtcgaatttcgacatttctcatatatttgagtaagtttgcatttaaatttgtcagatatcgttgattaacatccattgaagcccattgaggtcgattgtcactttgtattgattgaaaatttccaaagtgtatcttcctaatttgaagtcgaatttcgacatttcttatatattcgattaagtttgcatctaactttgtcagatatcgttaattaacatccattgaagctcattcacgtcgaatatcactttgtgttgattgaaaattttcaaagtctatcttcctaatttgaagtggaattccaacatttcttatatatttgagtaagtttgcacttaaatttgtcagatatcgttgattaacatccattgaagcccattgaggtcgattatcactttgtgttgattgaaaatttccaacgtctatcttcctaatttgaagtcgaatttcgacatttcttatatatttgagtgagttcgcatctaactttgtcagatatagttgattaacatccattgaagcccattgaggtcgattgtcactttgtgttgattgagaattttcaaagtgtattatagttattattaacacgTTCACATTAACATTTGTTTGTAAGAAAGTTTTTACATAGCTTTAACAAcagaacttattatattatctcatttcttccattcgctcagtagtcggttggtcggacagcgttgccagttttcatgagttttgaattaattctggcGTGAACATACTCCCCGCGTTGAAAGCATAAGGATGGCTTTCAAAGGTCAACTGGAAGGGGGCAGATTTTTTGAAAGCTTCTTTTGATGATTTCTCCAGAGGGAGTTCTTATAGAAGCGACCCTAGCGATACCGTCAGGGCCTCTATGGAGCTTGCTGATTCTACCTAATAACCACTGAGTGGGCATAGTGTTCTCGCCTTTCACTAAAACGAGAGAATCTTCTACTAGATGGCCTTGGTTGGACTTCCATTTGGTGCGTCTTTGGAGCTCCGCAATGTACTCAGATTTCCATCTGTTCCAGAAGTGCTGTGCTAATTGTTGTACGAGCTGAAATCTGGAAAGTCGATTCATTTTTATGTCGGTGACATCTTGATCAGGTGCTGCAATTATTGGTCTTCCAATCAAGAAGTGAGCTGGGGTAAGAGGTCCAAAATCGTTGGGATCAGAGCTCAGTGGGCATAAAGGACGCGAATTCAAAATCGCCTCGATTTGTGCGAGAACTGTGGCAAATTCTTCAAATGATAAATGAACTTGGGTCAAAACGCGCCTTAAATGATGCTTTACGCTTTTGACAGCTGCTTCCCACAAACCTCCGAAATGAGGAGAGTAGGGTGGTATAAAACTCCACTCTATATTCTGAGAGCTACATTTCTCGATTATAGTGTTGCTGCCATGTTTTAGAAAATCCTTTAGCTCTCGCTGTGCCCCGACGAAGCTTGTTCCATTGTCGgacaatatttttgatggtTTGCCTCGTCTAGAGACAAAACGATATAGCGcttgaataaatgattctgaAGAAAGGCTAGAAATCAATTCCAAATGGACTGCTTTagttgataaacaaataaatacgcCAATATAACATTTACTTAAACGACAACCTCTACCTTTCTTATCGTTAATCATAAATGGCCCCGCGTAATCAACTCCCACTATTGAAAATGCACTAGAAGGATTAGTTCTATCGCGCGGTAAGTTGGCCATAATTGGCTGTATGGTTTTAGCATTGAATTTGAAGCATTTCACACAATTCTTAACAGTCTTTCGTGCAAGATTTCTACCGGATATAACCCAGTAATTTTCTCTTATAGTGCTTAAGAGCAGCTGAGGGCCGCCATGCAATAGGCGTTCATGTTCTTGTAAAAATAGTAGCTTTGAAAAATGATGCTTTGAATTGATCAAAATTGGATGCCTTTTGTCAAAGGagtaatttgaatgttttagtcGCCCTCCTACGCGTAGCAAACCATCGGGTTCTAGAAAGGGACTAAGACTTAATAGATTACTATGGGAGCTCAAAGgcttgttatttttcaatgtttcaatttcgGTAGAATACGATTGAGATTGACAAATTCGAATGAGACATTTTAGAGAATCACTTAACTCCTGTACTGTAAGAGAACCGCCTCTTCTGCGATTTCTCTGAAGACAATTATCCTTAAATCGTAAAATGTATGCCATTGTTCGTTGCAttcttgagaaatttgaaaaacgttcaaagggaAAACTCAGAGTAGGGGGCGCAACATTGGTCAGAAGACTGGATTTAAGTTCAGGTAAATCATGAAGCACCTCCAGCTTGTCATTGGGCCAAAAACTTGGGTCCTTAGCTAGCCAAGTAGGGCCGCGCCACCACAAATCAGAGTTTAAAATTTGACTAGGATATATTCCCCTTGAAGCAATATCTGCTGGATTATCGTGGGTGGGGATGTGCCTCCAATCGGCGTGTTTAGTGAGAGACTGAATTTCTGCCACTCTATGGGCCGTGAATGTTTTTAGCAGATTCGGGCTTGTGCGTACCCAAGCTAGAGTTATAGTTGAGTCCGACCAAAGTGTgaaagatttgaattgaattttcaaagcaGTTTTAGCTTTATCTGTTAGGCGGGCTAGAAGCAATGCTGCGCATAATTCCAACCGCGGGAttggtattgtttttataggtGCCACCTTTGCTTTGGCGCATAACAGGGATACATGAACCTTTTGATCGGAATCAATACTTCTCAAATAAACACAGGCTCCGTAAGCCTTTTCCGAAGCGTCAGCGAAACCATGCAGTTGTAATTCAACAGCATTCTTGCAAATAGCTTGTCTGTTTAACTCAAGATCGTTCAAAATAAGAAGCTCCTTCTCCAACCTTACCCAATTTTCAGATATAGCTTTTGGAATAGCGTCATCCCAAGCTAATttattttcccataatttttgcATTATCATTTTTGCGATAATAGTACATGGGCTTAGTAAACCAAGGATgtcgaatatttttgatatagtagATAAAATTGTGCGTTTTGTGACCTTTGTACCTATAGGATTggtatgaattttatattgaagctTATCGTTATTGCAAACCCATATCAAGcctaatgtttttgttttgccaTCATGCGCAAGTTCTAGTATATCggattttaaatcatttgaacttatatttttgagCGCGTTGGTGTCGTTAGAGCACCATTTTCGGAGTGCGAAACATCCCGATTTAAGAGTGTCACTTATCGCTTTACATATGTATTGCGCATGCTCAAGTGTAGGTGCACCTGTTAACAGGTCATCTACATAAAAGTCGTGCTTAATGATTTCGGCTATTTCCGGGTTCATTTCTTGAATATCCTCAGCGAGTTTAGCTAAACAGCGTATTGCAAGATAACTGGCAGAGGCTTGCCCGTATGTAACGGTATTTAGCTGGTAGACTTCCAGGTTATCACTCGGATTTTCGCGccatacaattttttgcaaatgccTTTGCTCGGGCGTTATTGAAATTTGCCGGTACATTTTAACTATGTCTGCCGAAACTACATAGTTATATTTCCTAAACCTTAAGACTATTGATAGTAAATCGTCTTGTAAAACGGGTCCAATGACTTGAATATTGTTGAAGGATAGACCGTTGCTAGAGGGCGCTGATGCATCGAAAACTACCCGTAGTTTTGTGGTCAAACTCTCTTCTCTCAAAACTCCGTGATGCGGCATGAAATATTCGAAGCTTGAATCATTGCCGTTACAAATTGTCATATGGCCTAGCTCTTTATACTCGttcataaattgtatatatctgCTGTGCAGCATTGGATCTCTCCTGAATTTTCGTTCTAATGCATAGAAACGTTTTTCGGCTTGAGCTTTCGACTCACCTAAACTAGAAGGTTGTTGCTTCAAAGGTATAGTGACTGTAAAACGTCCGTTCGCGTCTCTGGTAGTAGTTTTGATGAAATTGTCCTCGCAAAATTGTTCATCTGGAGAAAGTTGTCGCGTGCTAGATATTTCCTCGATTTCCCAAAATTTGgctattgaatttaataattcctGGTTTATACTTAAATTACAAGAAGCCTTTTCAACGTTGTTAGTACTTATTTGCCCAGATACAACCCAACCTAGCACTGTATCAATTAATAGCggcatattttttcctaacgaaattttgttattgcttaaaattgtccaaaataGGTCCGCGCCAATGAGCATGTCTACTGGTCCGGGAATATTGAATTGTGGATCAGCTAGCTTTAGATCACCTGGAATCGCCCAAGATTGCGTGTTGATTCGACAACACGGCATCACACTTGTAATCTCTTTTAGAATATAACAATTGCCATGCGCTTTAAAATTGGTATGTATAGATTTAAATGAAACCTTACACCTTTTACTGacctttgaaatattgtttgaaattccgAAAATTGAAAGATCTGTTTTATGTGTCGCAATATTCAAACGCTTTTGCAAATCCTCCGTTATAAAGGAAGTTTGAGAACCACAATCTAATAACGCTCTTgctttgtgaaaattattgaaattgtctGAAATGAGTAAACAGGCGGTAGATAATAGCACCTGCCCCGCCGCTGGTACCACTACGCCACTGCTTAGTGCTGCGGAACTTGAGCTCG from Diorhabda sublineata isolate icDioSubl1.1 chromosome 8, icDioSubl1.1, whole genome shotgun sequence carries:
- the LOC130448263 gene encoding uncharacterized protein LOC130448263, with translation MAELGKLIKKRGVIKAQLTIFTKAVNEFATISNLSQTEVTKLKDRLRDAENYLDEFKSYQLEIELQDDINLDEQLIERERFENSYYDAIAVAKNILQSYNNHDNDTNLSVISDKACCKNEGIKLPDISLPKFSGNFEDWLEFRDTYKSLIHDRKNMPLLIDTVLGWVVSGQISTNNVEKASCNLSINQELLNSIAKFWEIEEISSTRQLSPDEQFCEDNFIKTTTRDANGRFTVTIPLKQQPSSLGESKAQAEKRFYALERKFRRDPMLHSRYIQFMNEYKELGHMTICNGNDSSFEYFMPHHGVLREESLTTKLRVVFDASAPSSNGLSFNNIQVIGPVLQDDLLSIVLRFRKYNYVVSADIVKMYRQISITPEQRHLQKIVWRENPSDNLEVYQLNTVTYGQASASYLAIRCLAKLAEDIQEMNPEIAEIIKHDFYVDDLLTGAPTLEHAQYICKAISDTLKSGCFALRKWCSNDTNALKNISSNDLKSDILELAHDGKTKTLGLIWVCNNDKLQYKIHTNPIGTKVTKRTILSTISKIFDILGLLSPCTIIAKMIMQKLWENKLAWDDAIPKAISENWVRLEKELLILNDLELNRQAICKNAVELQLHGFADASEKAYGACVYLRSIDSDQKVHVSLLCAKAKVAPIKTIPIPRLELCAALLLARLTDKAKTALKIQFKSFTLWSDSTITLAWVRTSPNLLKTFTAHRVAEIQSLTKHADWRHIPTHDNPADIASRGIYPSQILNSDLWWRGPTWLAKDPSFWPNDKLEVLHDLPELKSSLLTNVAPPTLSFPFERFSNFSRMQRTMAYILRFKDNCLQRNRRRGGSLTVQELSDSLKCLIRICQSQSYSTEIETLKNNKPLSSHSNLLSLSPFLEPDGLLRVGGRLKHSNYSFDKRHPILINSKHHFSKLLFLQEHERLLHGGPQLLLSTIRENYWVISGRNLARKTVKNCVKCFKFNAKTIQPIMANLPRDRTNPSSAFSIVGVDYAGPFMINDKKGRGCRLSKCYIGVFICLSTKAVHLELISSLSSESFIQALYRFVSRRGKPSKILSDNGTSFVGAQRELKDFLKHGSNTIIEKCSSQNIEWSFIPPYSPHFGGLWEAAVKSVKHHLRRVLTQVHLSFEEFATVLAQIEAILNSRPLCPLSSDPNDFGPLTPAHFLIGRPIIAAPDQDVTDIKMNRLSRFQLVQQLAQHFWNRWKSEYIAELQRRTKWKSNQGHLVEDSLVLVKGENTMPTQWLLGRISKLHRGPDGIARVASIRTPSGEIIKRSFQKICPLPVDL